The Pedobacter ginsengisoli region TTTATTAAATCGGCATTAGAGCTTCATGAAATGGGTATAGCACATAGTGTAGAAGCCTATCAAAACGGGATTCTTGTTGGTGGCGTAATTGGGTTCGCTATAAATGGGTATTTTATTAGTTTAAGTTCGTTTCATACGGTTGATAATGCCAGCAAAATTGCTTTCTATTATTTACTGGTTAAACTTAAAAATGATGGCTTTGTGTTGCACCTTACCGGGGCCGCCAATTCGTGGCTAACTCAGTACGGATTGGTTAATGTTCAAAAAGATGAATTCAGAGTTAGCTTAATGAAGGCAATAGCCACCCCAACTAAGTTTTCAGGAACAGTGCCTGAGTTAACATTTTAACAAATATTAAACAATTTTTACAAATTCTGGGCAATTACATAACCATTTGCCCAGGCCCACTGAAAATTATAGCCACCCAGCCATCCGGTTACGTCTATGCATTCGCCACCAAAGTAAAGCCCTGGTATATTCTTACATTCAAGCGTTTTAGAAGAAAGTTCATTGGTATCAATGCCGCCCCTCATTACTTCGGCTTTGTCGTATCCCTTATCTCCTGCCGGTTTTACCTTAAATAAATGGATTGTGGCATGGATAAGCTCAATTTCTGCTTTAGTTAGCGATGCTACCTGCTTTTCTATAGGCAAAAATTTACTCATCGCATCTGTCAGTTTTTTAGGATAAAAGCGGTTAAATAAGGTCGAAAGCAAAGATTTACCATTCTGTTTTCTTTCCTGATCAATTAGGTTGGTAATATTTTCGCCAGGTAAGAGGTTTATATTTATCTCTTCGCCACTTCTCCAATACGAAGAGATCTGCAAAATGGCAGGGCCACTAAGCCCCCAATGTGTAAACAAAATATTCTCTTCAAAAGAGATGCGATGGTTACTTACTTCGCAAAATACACTGTTGCCTGATAGTTGGGCATACCAGTCTTCATCCTTACCCGTTATGGTTAAAGGTACCAGCGCAGGTGCAGTTTTTATAATGTTTAAGGCATGTTTTCTGGCAAAACGAAGTGCAAAATCTGTTGCCCCCATTTTAGGTATTGGCAAGCCACCGGTAGTTATTACAAGTTTAGGGGCTTTTAATATCCGCTGCTTTCCCCCTTTTTCATATTTAACGGTAAAAGAAGAATCATTTATAAATTCTATATCAGCTACCTGCGCATTGCAGATAATCTGTTGGTCAAAATCAGCACATACTGTAGTAAATACCTCTACAATATCTTTAGCATTTTTACCATCGGGGAAAAGCTGACCTAATGTTTTTTCTTTTCCTGTGATGCCATAAGTTTCAAAGAAACTGATGGTATCACTAACAGTCCACTGCGTAAATGCTGATTTGCTGAAGTGTTTATTATCAGATATAAACTGTTCATCGGTAGCAAACAGGTTGGTATAGTTACACCTTCCGCCTCCCGATATCAGGATTTTAGCCCCTGCTTTATCGCTTTTTTCCAGCAAGATAACCTTTTTACCAAGGTATCCTGCCTGTACAGCGCACATCAAACCACACGCTCCGGCTCCAATAATTATAGCATCTGCATCCATCAATCCGTTTATATTGTTATTTTTGTGCAAAATAAGCATAACTTTTTCATATAGATATGGCAAAACAGATAAGTGATTTAAAATTGGGCATACTTGGAGGCGGACAATTAGGTAGAATGCTGATACAAGAGGCTATCAATTATAACTTAACCACTTTAATTTTAGATCCCGATAACGAAGCTCCTTGTAAACATATAGCAAACTATTTTGAATGCGGCTCAATTACTGATTTCGATACCGTTTATAATTTTGGTAAAAAAGCCGACATCATTACTATTGAAATAGAAAAAGTAAATATTGAGGCACTTGAGCAATTAGAAAAAGAAGGTAAACATGTTTATCCTCAATCGAGGGTAATTCGTTTAATTCAGGATAAAGGTGTTCAAAAACAGTTTTTTAAAGAGAATGATATTCCTACTGCACCGTTTCAATTGGTAAACAGTCAGGAGGATATGTTAAACAGCAGTATTCCTTTTCCTTACATACTTAAACAGCGTAAAGATGGATACGATGGCAAAGGGGTAATGAAAATAAATAATGCCGCAGATGTTGAAAATGCGTTTGAAGGGCCTTGTTTAATTGAGGAACTTGTAGATTTTGAAAAAGAAATTGCAGTTATTGTAGCCAGAAACCCTAACGGAGATGTAAAAACTTTTCCTATGGTTGAAATGGAATTCAATGCAGAAGCGAACCTTGTTGAGTTTCTGATCTCGCCATCTACATACCCCGAAGCAATACAGGAGCGAGCTGAAGTTATTGCAAAAAACATAGCTTCGTCATTAAATATTACCGGATTACTGGCTGTTGAAATGTTCATTACCAGAGATGGCAATATTTTAGTAAATGAACTTGCCCCTCGTCCTCATAATAGTGGTCACCACACCATAGAAGGCAACTATGTATCTCAGTTTGAGCAACATTTAAGGGCAATATTTAACTTACCTTTGGGTGATACCCGCGCAATAAACAATGCGGTGATGATTAACCTGCTTGGCGAAAAGAACCACAATGGGGTAGCAAAATACCATGGATTAGAAAAAATCATGGCAATTGATGGTGTATATGTACATTTGTATGGAAAAAAATATACCAAGCCTTTCCGTAAAATGGGTCATATTACTGTTGTTGATCAAAACCGTGAAAGTGCAATAGAAAAAGCAAATTATATTAAAAATACATTAAAAGTTATTTCCTGATGAGCGTACAAGTTGGCATTATAATGGGCAGCAAATCTGATCTTCATATTATGAAGGATGCTGCTGATGTTTTTAAAGAATTCGGTGTTGAATTCGAAATGACAGTTGTTTCTGCTCACCGCACTCCTGAAAGGATGTTTGATTATGCAAAAAATGCTGCTGAACGTGGCTTAAAAGTAATTATTGCCGGTGCAGGTGGTGCAGCACACTTACCTGGAATGGTAGCTTCTATTACCGTGTTACCGGTAATTGGAGTTCCTGTAAAATCTTCAAATTCTATTGATGGATGGGATTCTATCCTTTCCATTTTACAAATGCCTAACGGTATCCCTGTTGCAACTGTAGCACTTAATGCCGCAAAAAATGCTGGCTTACTTGCTGTTCAAATACTTTCTACTGCTGATGCAAGTCTTGCAGTTAAAATGCAGGCTTATAAAGATGAGCTTAGAAAGAAGGTAGAAGAAAGTGCTTTGGAGCTTTAGAAGTATTTAGTAGTTGGTACTTAGTATTTAGACATTAGTCGAGTCACGCAACATGTCTAAATACTAAGTACTAAGACTATATACTAATTCAAATTAGGATTGCTTGGAAAATTACTAACGTGGGCAAACTTTGGGCCTAAGTTAATGATCACCTCCCGCCATAAATCCTCTTCATCATCAGAGAAAACCACATCGGCATTGTAAGTATCTGATACAATCCAGGTATTCCCGTTCAGTTCATCTTTAAGCTGCTCTACACCCCAGCCAGAATAGCCTATAAAAAACTTAATCTCGCTTGGATCAATTAACTTATTATTGACAAGTATTTTTAACGCCTCGAAATTACCTCCCCAATAAATACCTTTCGCTATTTCTTCTCCATCATTGAGTTTATTATAACAGCGATGCAAAAAATGAACAGTATCTGTACCTACTGGTCCGCCAATATATACAGGATAGTCGGCATTTTCGAGTTCAGGAATTAAATCACTTAATACAAGGGCGCTTCTTTGGTTCAATATAAAACCAATAGTTCCCTCATTCTCGTGCTCGGTAATTAATACTACAGAGCGTTTAAAATTAGGATCCATTAAAAATGGTTCGGAAATCAATAATTTACCTGCAGATGGTTCTAAGCGACTTAACATTTTAGAAATTTAAAACAAAATTAACTAAACTAACCCTATTTTTGTGTATGGACCTTACTAAAGAAAATATACAAAACCTACGCCAAGATTATCGCTCGGCAAGCCTTTCTGAAAATGATGTAGACAGCAATCCGATTCTTCAATTTAAAAAATGGTTTCAGGACGCAGTGAATTCACAGCTGTATGAACCAAATGTGATGACGCTTGCTACTTCTGACAGATTTGGAAAACCTACCGCAAGGATAGTGTTGCTTAAAGGAATAGATGAGGATGGTTTTGTATTTTACACCAATTACGAAAGCAAAAAAGGACATGATATAGTAGAAAACCCACAGGCTGCACTTGTTTTCTTTTGGCCTGAGCTAGAGCGACAAGTTAGGATTGAGGGTATGGTAAGTAAAGTTAGTGAAGAGGTCTCGTCTGAATATTTTCATTCTCGCCCTGTAGGTAGTCAAATTGGGGCTATGGCTTCTCCTCAAAGTGAAGTAATTATCGGTAGGGAATTGTTAGAGCGTAAAGTTGAGCAACTTACTACCCAATATGCCGGACAGGAAATTCCCCGTCCACTGCATTGGGGTGGCTATTTGGTTGAGCCTACCCACGTAGAATTCTGGCAAGGCAGACCTAGCAGGCTTCATGACAGAATTATTTATGATTTTGTGGAAGGTTCATGGATTATAAATAGATTAGCGCCGTAAAAAAACTTAAATGAAAAGGATCTCAGTAATTGGCTCTGGCACTATGGGCAATGGAATTGCGCATACTTTCGCACAATTCGGTTATCAGGTAAACCTGATTGACATTAACAATGAAGCGCTTGAAAGGGCTATTAATACAATTGAAAAAAACCTTGGCCGCCAGGTTTCAAAGGGTACAATCACTGAAACACAAAAGACCGATACGCTTAAAAACATTACTGTATTTACTGATATGCAATCGGGCGTTGCTAATGCAGAGCTTGTTGTTGAAGCTGCCACTGAGAACCTTGATTTAAAACTAAAAATATTTAGAGATCTGGATTCATTTGCTAATCCTGAAGCTATTTTAGCTAGCAACACATCTTCTATCTCTATCACCAAAATAGCATCTGTTACTAATAGAGGCGATAAAGTTATTGGAATGCATTTTATGAATCCGGTACCTGTGATGAAACTTGTTGAGGTAATTCGTGGTTATGCAACCAGTGATGAAACCACTACCACAGTAATGGAACTTTCCAAAAAGCTTGAAAAGGCACCTGTTGAAGTAAATGACTACCCGGGTTTTGTTGCCAATAGAATATTAATGCCCATGATAAATGAGGCCATTTATACGCTTTATGAGCATGTTGCTGGTGTTGAAGAAATTGATACAGTAATGAAGTTAGGAATGGCTCATCCGATGGGGCCATTGCAGCTTGCGGATTTTATAGGTTTGGATGTTTGTTTGGCTATATTACGTGTACTGCACGATGGATTTGGAAATCCTAAATATGCCCCCTGCCCTTTGCTGGTAAACATGGTTGCGGCAGGTAATAAAGGAATTAAATCTGGCGAAGGTTTTTATAATTATGCCGGAGGTGTTAAAGAGGCAAAAGTTGCAGCAAAGTTTAGTATATAGTTAGTATTTAGTAGGTAGTACTTAGTATTTAGATTAAAGGAAAGCTACAGAATAGAATTTAATATATCTGATTTTAAATGTATTTTTGGATGTTTAACACCATGTCTAAGTACTAAATACTAAGTACTAAATACTATATTAAAAATAAATGAACGAAAATCTTGATCCTTCTTCTGAAAACTTATCTCCTATTGAACGTGATATAGAGAAAGTGCTGCGTCCGCAGGCTTTTGAAGATTTTACAGGTCAGGATAAAATTATGGAAAACCTTAAAATCTTTGTAAAAGCTGCAAAGTTAAGAGGGGAACCATTAGACCATGTTTTATTACATGGCCCACCGGGATTAGGTAAAACTACACTTTCTCACATCATTGCCAATGAAATGGGAGTGGGAATTAAAATAACTTCGGGACCTGTTTTAGATAAACCGGGTGACCTTGCAGGCTTACTTACAAATCTGGATACTGGCGACATTTTATTTATAGATGAAATTCATAGGTTAAGTCCTCTTGTTGAAGAATATTTATATTCTGCAATGGAGGATTATAAGATTGACATCATGTTGGAAAGTGGCCCTAATGCCCGTTCTGTACAAATTAGCCTCAATCCATTTACTTTGGTTGGTGCAACTACCCGTTCTGGTTTGCTAACTGCTCCTTTAAGGGCAAGATTTGGAATTAACTCAAGACTGGCATACTACGACGCCAAACTACTTACAACCATAGTTTTAAGGTCATCACATATTTTAAAAACACCCATTACTGAAGAGGGTGCCTATGAAATAGCGCGCAGAAGCCGTGGTACACCACGTATTGCCAATGCACTATTAAGAAGAACAAGGGATTTTGCCCAGATTAAAGGCGACGGTAAAATTGATACAGAGATTGCCCGCTATGCACTTAATGCTTTAAATGTTGATGAACATGGCTTGGACGAGATGGACAATAAAATCCTTACCACCATTATAGATAAGTTTAAAGGTGGCCCTGTTGGCTTAAAAACGATTGCTACCGCAGTTGGAGATGATGAGGGAACCATTGAGGAGGTTTATGAGCCTTTTTTAATACAAGAAGGCTTTTTAATGCGTACCTCACGTGGCCGTGAAGCAACCGAAGCAGCATACAGGCATTTGAATAGAAATTTCCCTGGCCAAACAGGTAAGTTATTCTGATCATTGTGCCTCATTAGCCTTTAAAAAACAGCCAATAGATTAGTAAAGCGACTACCAAAATGGGAATTATCCATTTCAATACCGGAGCAGCTCCATTTTTATCGTATTCATCTACAGCCTGACGTGATGGTCCCGGATCATCCTGGTGTTTTGAATAATTCGTCTCTATTGGCTTATGAGGTTTGTGTGGATCCTCTGAGTGTTTAATTTCTAAATCATCCATAACAGTAAGTTTTAGTTTTCTAATAAACAATTAAAGGACTTAAAGGTTTGATAAGCAAAGATTATCTTTGCATTTTATGAATAGCAATTCAGCAAAATATAGCAAAATGATTAAAGATGAAGCCATCAGGTTAGGCTTCATGCAATGCGGTATTGCTAAAGCTGAATTCCTTGAAGATGAAGCACCCAGGCTGGAAAAATGGCTTAACAATAATTACCATGGTGAGATGGCTTACATGGAAAATCATTTTGATAAACGCCTTGACCCGAGATTACTTGTTGATGATTCAAAGTCAGTAATATCATTAACACTAAATTACTTCCCTGAAGAACAACAGACCGACCCGGATGCTCCAAAAATATCTAAATATGCTTATGGTACAGATTACCATCTGGTAATTAAAGACAAGCTTTTTCAGTTACTCAATTTTATTTCAGAGGAGATTGGTGAAGTGAGCGGTAGGGCTTTTGTAGATTCAGCTCCTGTTCTGGACCGTGCCTGGGCTAAACGTGCGGGTATTGGGTGGATTGGGAAAAACAGTAACCTGATTAGCAAGAAAAGTGGTTCCTTCTTTTTTTTGGCTGAACTTATTGTAGACCTGGATCTGCAATATGATAATGCTTTTGAGACTGACCATTGTGGAACCTGTACCAAATGTATTGACGCCTGCCCTACTGAAGCCATACTATCACCATTTATTATTGATGCCAAGAAGTGTATTTCTTATTTAACTATTGAGTTAAGAGAAGAAATACCTAGCACTTTTAATGATAAAATGGACAACTGGATGTTCGGTTGTGATATTTGCCAGGACGTGTGCCCGTGGAACAGATTTTCGGCACCTCATTCTGAGCCACAGTTTCAGCCTAATGAAAAACTCTTAAATATGAAAAGAGAAGACTGGCTTGATATTACTGAAGATGTATTTAAAAGTATATTTAAAAATTCAGCTGTTAAAAGAACCAAATTCAAAGGTCTAACGAGGAATATAGACTTTATAAAAAAACTGCCTGATAATTAATCGAGGCAGTTTCTTTTTTATTTTCCGAACTTCATTTTTAGCTGTTCCAGCATATCGTTGGTAACCTCAACTGCAGGTTTTTCTTTCTTAGGCTGGGGTTTATTAAATACAGGTCTTGGCTGATTTGGATTGGTGGGTTTATTTGGATTGGCAGGCTTATTTGCTGCTTTCTTTTTGTTCCATCTGTCCCATATTTCGCTTAACTTTTTCTTGGTGTATAATGGAAAATCGCCTTGTTTCATCCAGGCATAATAACTTGGCTCAGTATCAAAAACCTGTTCAACAGTTTTACCTTTATGTTTTCCAAAGTTAAAAGTCTCTTCGTCATTTTCATTAAAAACCATGCGGCCAGCAAAATCAACAGGCTTATTCAGGTTTGTAAAGGTATGTAGTGCATCTACATTGTTCTGTACCGGTTTTGATAAATTACCTTGTTTATCTTCAAAATCAGTATCCTTGTAACGCTCAATCTGGGCTAATAAAACGTGGTAAGTTGCAGTAATATCAGCTTCTGCAGAGTGTGCGTTTACAATATCTTTATCGCAGTAAAATTTATATGCAGCACGCAAAGTACGCTGCTCCATTTGATGAAATATATTCTGAACATCTACAAATTTCCTGTCAGACATATCAAAATCTACTCCTGCCCTTAAAAATTCTTCAAGTAAAACCGGAATATCAAATCTATTTGAGTTATATCCAGCTAAATCAGCATCTCCAATAAAATCAGAAAGCTCTTGTGCTACACCTTTAAATGTTGGCTCGTTGGCAATATCCTTATCATAAATTCCATGAATCAATGATGATTGTAATGGAATAGGCATTTCAGGGTTTATGCGAAGTGTTTTAATCTGTTCAGAGCCATCTGGCATAGCTTTTAATATGGCAATTTCTACTATACGATCGGCACCAACATTAACCCCGGTGGTTTCCAAATCAAAAAAAGCAAGCGGACGATTTAAATTTAATTTCATTTCTAACATTTTGTAGCTGTCCAAAAGTCGTAAAAATCATCCATTAAACCTTAAATTATTTGACAATCCATTAAATTCAGAAACAAATGGTTTTAACTTATTTTTTTATTTTCTTTGTTGTATCAATCTTAAACATTATTCCGCTCTAATATGAAACTTCTTTTCATTACTCTTTTATTATCTATTTTTTCTATTGTCTCTACACGTGCTCAGGATTTTGAATATGGAAGAATTACAGGAAATGATGTTGACTTAAAAAACACCAGTCTGGACAGCAATGCGAATGCTATGGTTATCAGAGAATTTGGTACTGCATCTGTACAATTCGATAATGCTACAGGCAAAACTTTTATTGTTTTTGATTATCATGCCCGTATCAAATTATTCAATAAACAAGGATTTGATCATGGCAATATCGTAATACCTCTAAATATATATCGCGATGGCGAAGACGAACTTAAAGAGCTAAAAGCTACCACAATAAACTTTGTAAATGGCCAATTAATTAAAACTGAACTGGATAAGAAAAAAGTATTTACCGAAAAAAAGAACAAATATGTTTCACTTACCAAATTCACTATGCCTAACCTTATGGAAGGGAGTATTATTGAATATAGTTACAAAGTAAACCTGCCAAGTATTTTCAACTTTAAAACATGGGAATTTCAGTCGGACATACCAAAACTACATAGTGAATACATAGCCTATATTCCTGCAATATATAATTACAATACTTCATTAAGAGGAGCTCAAAAACTAACTAAGCAGGATGCAAAAATAAACAAAGATTGCCTTAGCATTGCTGGAACTAAGATTGATTGTTCAAAAATGACTTACATAATGACTAATGTACCGGCATTGATTGAAGAGGACTATATGACTGCCCCAACAAATTTCAGGTCGGCAATTTATTATGAACTTTCTGATTACGTTATGCTCAACGGCGGCAGAAAGAGCATCACCAAAACCTGGAAAGATGTTGATTATGAATTAACTTCCGATAAATCTTTTGGTGCTCAAATGAAGCGAAAAGATGTATTTAAAGACATAATGCCTGAAATATTAGGCAAAGAAACCGACGATTTAAATAAAGCAAAAGCTATTTATACTTACATCGGCAAGAATATAAAAATGAATGGTTTTATTGGGTTTTATAGTGAAAACAACATAAAAACAGCTCTCGAAAAACATTCTGGAAATACGGGCGACATAAATTTGGCACTAATAGCAGCATTAAGTGCCGCAAATCTGGATGCAGAAGCCGTTATTTTATCTACAAGGGCAAATGGAGTGGTAAATAACCTCTACCCTGTGATCAGTGATTTTAATTATGTTGTTGCGAAGGTAAACATTGGTGATAATAGCTATTTATTAGACGCAACCCAACCATTATTACCATTCGGTTTATTACCGTTGCATTGTATAAATGGAAATGGCAGGGTTATCAATCTAAAAAAACCATCGTATTGGTATGACTTAAAAGCGAGTCAGAAAGAGTCTACAAAGTATATTTTAGACGCCGAATTGACCACAGAGGGAAAGCTAAAAGGTAAGCTAACCACCTATTCATTAGGATATTCGGCACTAAAAAAACGTCAGCGTATTGTAGCCGCTAATTCTGCAGATGAATATGTAGAAAAATTAGATGAACAAATGCCCGGAATAAGCATTTTAAAACATTCAATTGAAAACATTGACAGTCTGGATTATCCTCTGATTGAGAAGTATGAGATTGAGATGAAGGTTTTTGATAATTTAAATGCTGATCAATCTTACTTTAATCCATTTTTTATTGACCGAATAAGTAAAAATCC contains the following coding sequences:
- a CDS encoding NAD(P)/FAD-dependent oxidoreductase → MLILHKNNNINGLMDADAIIIGAGACGLMCAVQAGYLGKKVILLEKSDKAGAKILISGGGRCNYTNLFATDEQFISDNKHFSKSAFTQWTVSDTISFFETYGITGKEKTLGQLFPDGKNAKDIVEVFTTVCADFDQQIICNAQVADIEFINDSSFTVKYEKGGKQRILKAPKLVITTGGLPIPKMGATDFALRFARKHALNIIKTAPALVPLTITGKDEDWYAQLSGNSVFCEVSNHRISFEENILFTHWGLSGPAILQISSYWRSGEEININLLPGENITNLIDQERKQNGKSLLSTLFNRFYPKKLTDAMSKFLPIEKQVASLTKAEIELIHATIHLFKVKPAGDKGYDKAEVMRGGIDTNELSSKTLECKNIPGLYFGGECIDVTGWLGGYNFQWAWANGYVIAQNL
- a CDS encoding 5-(carboxyamino)imidazole ribonucleotide synthase, which codes for MAKQISDLKLGILGGGQLGRMLIQEAINYNLTTLILDPDNEAPCKHIANYFECGSITDFDTVYNFGKKADIITIEIEKVNIEALEQLEKEGKHVYPQSRVIRLIQDKGVQKQFFKENDIPTAPFQLVNSQEDMLNSSIPFPYILKQRKDGYDGKGVMKINNAADVENAFEGPCLIEELVDFEKEIAVIVARNPNGDVKTFPMVEMEFNAEANLVEFLISPSTYPEAIQERAEVIAKNIASSLNITGLLAVEMFITRDGNILVNELAPRPHNSGHHTIEGNYVSQFEQHLRAIFNLPLGDTRAINNAVMINLLGEKNHNGVAKYHGLEKIMAIDGVYVHLYGKKYTKPFRKMGHITVVDQNRESAIEKANYIKNTLKVIS
- the purE gene encoding 5-(carboxyamino)imidazole ribonucleotide mutase, translated to MSVQVGIIMGSKSDLHIMKDAADVFKEFGVEFEMTVVSAHRTPERMFDYAKNAAERGLKVIIAGAGGAAHLPGMVASITVLPVIGVPVKSSNSIDGWDSILSILQMPNGIPVATVALNAAKNAGLLAVQILSTADASLAVKMQAYKDELRKKVEESALEL
- a CDS encoding YqgE/AlgH family protein, giving the protein MLSRLEPSAGKLLISEPFLMDPNFKRSVVLITEHENEGTIGFILNQRSALVLSDLIPELENADYPVYIGGPVGTDTVHFLHRCYNKLNDGEEIAKGIYWGGNFEALKILVNNKLIDPSEIKFFIGYSGWGVEQLKDELNGNTWIVSDTYNADVVFSDDEEDLWREVIINLGPKFAHVSNFPSNPNLN
- the pdxH gene encoding pyridoxamine 5'-phosphate oxidase, coding for MDLTKENIQNLRQDYRSASLSENDVDSNPILQFKKWFQDAVNSQLYEPNVMTLATSDRFGKPTARIVLLKGIDEDGFVFYTNYESKKGHDIVENPQAALVFFWPELERQVRIEGMVSKVSEEVSSEYFHSRPVGSQIGAMASPQSEVIIGRELLERKVEQLTTQYAGQEIPRPLHWGGYLVEPTHVEFWQGRPSRLHDRIIYDFVEGSWIINRLAP
- a CDS encoding 3-hydroxybutyryl-CoA dehydrogenase, giving the protein MKRISVIGSGTMGNGIAHTFAQFGYQVNLIDINNEALERAINTIEKNLGRQVSKGTITETQKTDTLKNITVFTDMQSGVANAELVVEAATENLDLKLKIFRDLDSFANPEAILASNTSSISITKIASVTNRGDKVIGMHFMNPVPVMKLVEVIRGYATSDETTTTVMELSKKLEKAPVEVNDYPGFVANRILMPMINEAIYTLYEHVAGVEEIDTVMKLGMAHPMGPLQLADFIGLDVCLAILRVLHDGFGNPKYAPCPLLVNMVAAGNKGIKSGEGFYNYAGGVKEAKVAAKFSI
- the ruvB gene encoding Holliday junction branch migration DNA helicase RuvB; translated protein: MNENLDPSSENLSPIERDIEKVLRPQAFEDFTGQDKIMENLKIFVKAAKLRGEPLDHVLLHGPPGLGKTTLSHIIANEMGVGIKITSGPVLDKPGDLAGLLTNLDTGDILFIDEIHRLSPLVEEYLYSAMEDYKIDIMLESGPNARSVQISLNPFTLVGATTRSGLLTAPLRARFGINSRLAYYDAKLLTTIVLRSSHILKTPITEEGAYEIARRSRGTPRIANALLRRTRDFAQIKGDGKIDTEIARYALNALNVDEHGLDEMDNKILTTIIDKFKGGPVGLKTIATAVGDDEGTIEEVYEPFLIQEGFLMRTSRGREATEAAYRHLNRNFPGQTGKLF
- the queG gene encoding tRNA epoxyqueuosine(34) reductase QueG — protein: MNSNSAKYSKMIKDEAIRLGFMQCGIAKAEFLEDEAPRLEKWLNNNYHGEMAYMENHFDKRLDPRLLVDDSKSVISLTLNYFPEEQQTDPDAPKISKYAYGTDYHLVIKDKLFQLLNFISEEIGEVSGRAFVDSAPVLDRAWAKRAGIGWIGKNSNLISKKSGSFFFLAELIVDLDLQYDNAFETDHCGTCTKCIDACPTEAILSPFIIDAKKCISYLTIELREEIPSTFNDKMDNWMFGCDICQDVCPWNRFSAPHSEPQFQPNEKLLNMKREDWLDITEDVFKSIFKNSAVKRTKFKGLTRNIDFIKKLPDN
- a CDS encoding 3'-5' exonuclease yields the protein MKLNLNRPLAFFDLETTGVNVGADRIVEIAILKAMPDGSEQIKTLRINPEMPIPLQSSLIHGIYDKDIANEPTFKGVAQELSDFIGDADLAGYNSNRFDIPVLLEEFLRAGVDFDMSDRKFVDVQNIFHQMEQRTLRAAYKFYCDKDIVNAHSAEADITATYHVLLAQIERYKDTDFEDKQGNLSKPVQNNVDALHTFTNLNKPVDFAGRMVFNENDEETFNFGKHKGKTVEQVFDTEPSYYAWMKQGDFPLYTKKKLSEIWDRWNKKKAANKPANPNKPTNPNQPRPVFNKPQPKKEKPAVEVTNDMLEQLKMKFGK
- a CDS encoding DUF3857 domain-containing protein; translation: MKLLFITLLLSIFSIVSTRAQDFEYGRITGNDVDLKNTSLDSNANAMVIREFGTASVQFDNATGKTFIVFDYHARIKLFNKQGFDHGNIVIPLNIYRDGEDELKELKATTINFVNGQLIKTELDKKKVFTEKKNKYVSLTKFTMPNLMEGSIIEYSYKVNLPSIFNFKTWEFQSDIPKLHSEYIAYIPAIYNYNTSLRGAQKLTKQDAKINKDCLSIAGTKIDCSKMTYIMTNVPALIEEDYMTAPTNFRSAIYYELSDYVMLNGGRKSITKTWKDVDYELTSDKSFGAQMKRKDVFKDIMPEILGKETDDLNKAKAIYTYIGKNIKMNGFIGFYSENNIKTALEKHSGNTGDINLALIAALSAANLDAEAVILSTRANGVVNNLYPVISDFNYVVAKVNIGDNSYLLDATQPLLPFGLLPLHCINGNGRVINLKKPSYWYDLKASQKESTKYILDAELTTEGKLKGKLTTYSLGYSALKKRQRIVAANSADEYVEKLDEQMPGISILKHSIENIDSLDYPLIEKYEIEMKVFDNLNADQSYFNPFFIDRISKNPFNLNERTYPVDMGAASEERITMMIKLPANISVVDKPKDMSMGLSDNGGKYLASTGMQDNSFIFNQMLQFNKPIYSSDDYLSLKEFYSRIIQSQKTDIVFKKTK